One segment of Hirundo rustica isolate bHirRus1 chromosome 21, bHirRus1.pri.v3, whole genome shotgun sequence DNA contains the following:
- the RAB9B gene encoding ras-related protein Rab-9B — protein MSGKSLLLKVILLGDGGVGKSSLMNRYVTNKFDSQAFHTIGVEFLNRDLEVDGRFVTLQIWDTAGQERFKSLRTPFYRGADCCLLTFSVDDRQSFENLSNWQKEFIYYADVKDPEHFPFVVLGNKIDKLERQVSTEEARAWCMENGNYPYLETSAKDDTNVTVAFEEAVRQVLAVEEQLEHCMLGHTIDLNSSSKSGSSCC, from the coding sequence ATGAGTGGGAAGTCCTTGCTCCTAAAGGTCATTCTCCTTGGAGATGGTGGAGTTGGGAAGAGCTCCCTCATGAATCGCTACGTCACCAACAAGTTTGACTCGCAGGCGTTCCACACGATTGGGGTGGAGTTCCTGAACCGGGACCTGGAGGTGGACGGGCGTTTTGTGACCCTCCAGATTTGGGACACTGCGGGACAGGAGAGGTTCAAGAGCCTGCGGACGCCCTTTTACCGGGGAGCAGACTGCTGCCTGCTGACCTTCAGTGTGGACGACCGGCAGAGCTTTGAGAACCTCAGTAACTGGCAGAAGGAGTTTATCTATTATGCCGATGTGAAGGACCCTGAACACTTCCCGTTTGTAGTCCTGGGTAACAAGATAGACAAACTGGAGAGACAGGTGAGCACAGAGGAGGCCCGGGCCTGGTGCATGGAAAACGGTAACTATCCATACCTGGAGACTAGTGCCAAGGATGACACCAATGTGACGGTGGCCTTTGAGGAAGCCGTGCGACAGGTGCTGGCggtggaggagcagctggagcactgcatgCTGGGCCACACCATTGACCTGAACTCCAGCTCCAAATCAGGCTCTTCCTGTTGTTGa